A region from the Deinococcus sp. KSM4-11 genome encodes:
- the parB gene encoding ParB/RepB/Spo0J family partition protein ParB: MSKKSSLGRGLDALLARPSADVPSGPQVQTLKIDRIVQATYQPRQVFQPEALAELAQSIREKGVLQPLLVRPRGDAFEIVAGERRWRASQLAGLTELPVIIRDLADRDALEIAIVENLQREDLGPLEEARAYQALLEHGLNQEGVAQAVGKGRSTVANALRLLALPAPALSALEAGDISAGHARAILAQPEADRVWALEQIRSRSLNVREAEGLKREARVSQPVKVNPPRAFRQVELDLSRRTGTRVKITGADKGRIELNYASREELDRILELLGYNAE, encoded by the coding sequence GTGTCGAAAAAATCTAGTCTCGGCCGCGGGCTCGATGCGCTGCTCGCGCGGCCCTCGGCGGATGTGCCCAGCGGGCCGCAGGTGCAGACGCTGAAGATCGACCGGATCGTCCAGGCCACCTATCAGCCCCGGCAGGTCTTCCAGCCCGAAGCTCTGGCCGAACTCGCGCAGAGCATCCGCGAGAAGGGCGTGCTGCAGCCGCTGCTGGTGCGCCCGCGCGGCGACGCTTTCGAGATCGTGGCCGGCGAGCGCCGATGGCGGGCGAGTCAGCTGGCCGGACTGACGGAACTTCCCGTGATTATCCGGGATCTGGCCGACCGGGACGCCCTGGAAATCGCGATCGTTGAGAACCTGCAGCGCGAGGATCTGGGTCCGCTGGAAGAAGCCCGGGCGTATCAGGCCCTGCTGGAGCACGGCCTGAACCAGGAAGGCGTGGCCCAGGCCGTCGGGAAGGGCCGCAGTACCGTCGCCAACGCCCTGCGACTCCTGGCCTTGCCTGCTCCAGCACTCAGTGCCTTGGAGGCCGGTGACATCAGCGCTGGCCACGCCCGCGCCATCCTCGCGCAGCCGGAAGCTGACCGCGTGTGGGCACTGGAACAGATCCGCTCGCGGAGCCTGAACGTCCGGGAGGCCGAGGGCCTCAAGCGTGAGGCCAGGGTGTCTCAGCCGGTCAAGGTGAATCCCCCCCGGGCCTTCCGGCAGGTGGAACTGGATCTGAGCCGCCGCACGGGCACCCGCGTGAAGATCACCGGCGCCGACAAGGGCCGGATCGAACTCAATTACGCGAGCCGTGAGGAACTCGACCGGATTCTGGAATTGCTCGGCTACAACGCCGAATAA
- a CDS encoding VanW family protein: protein MKFRLLLALSLALALPSVQAQDQTPVIPALPPANTPTPVPEPTPAPPVDEPPFVAPTPVPAPVMPELPPVEVPATPPSPPLEPTVPPQVTPAVPLPQVQVAPVVSSAPLLITVDSSWPALVDGKVTTVPFSRTLTIPGARAAQLRARGTITASLDADLKAFMASLPTAAQDARFEELWNGWAVVQRNGLNVDLARTQQNVLDTLKAPQGVKAAVVVSGQTIPSRTLQFFQQRGITTLLNTGETNYYGSSPARMTNIHVGASHFRDRLVDRTTLSFNELVGPVELRTGFVTGLVIAGERTADGVGGGICQVSTTVFRALYGAGLPILQRQNHSYQVHYYDPQGLDATIYQPSLDLKFRNDTGGALWFQTDWDDDEARLSVSVFGRARDFTVELGRPNTLKSTPSPADRLIPDATLAAGQRKQVDWAAPGAVIEVTRSFVRGGKAFKQDVLRSSYRPWPNIYLVGTRR from the coding sequence ATGAAGTTCCGTCTGCTGCTGGCCCTCAGCCTGGCCCTGGCGCTGCCGTCGGTGCAGGCGCAGGATCAGACGCCGGTCATTCCGGCCCTGCCCCCGGCCAATACCCCGACTCCGGTGCCCGAACCGACTCCAGCGCCTCCGGTGGATGAACCCCCGTTCGTGGCGCCCACGCCCGTACCAGCACCGGTGATGCCGGAACTGCCGCCGGTGGAGGTTCCGGCCACCCCGCCCTCTCCCCCGCTGGAACCGACCGTGCCCCCGCAGGTCACCCCAGCCGTGCCGCTCCCGCAGGTGCAGGTGGCCCCCGTCGTGAGCAGCGCACCCCTGCTCATCACGGTGGACAGCAGTTGGCCGGCCCTGGTGGATGGCAAGGTCACGACCGTGCCGTTCTCGCGCACCCTCACGATTCCCGGCGCACGGGCGGCCCAGCTCCGCGCACGGGGCACCATCACCGCGAGTCTGGACGCGGATCTGAAGGCCTTTATGGCCTCCCTGCCCACCGCCGCTCAGGATGCCCGCTTCGAGGAACTCTGGAACGGCTGGGCCGTCGTCCAGCGCAATGGCCTGAACGTCGACCTGGCCCGCACCCAGCAGAATGTGCTGGACACTCTCAAAGCCCCTCAAGGCGTAAAGGCCGCCGTGGTGGTCAGTGGACAGACGATTCCCTCCCGCACGCTCCAGTTCTTCCAACAACGCGGCATTACCACCCTGCTGAACACGGGCGAGACGAACTACTACGGGAGCAGCCCGGCCCGCATGACGAATATCCACGTGGGGGCCAGCCACTTTAGGGATCGCCTGGTCGACCGCACGACCCTCTCCTTCAACGAGCTGGTGGGCCCGGTGGAGCTTCGGACGGGCTTCGTGACCGGGCTGGTCATTGCCGGTGAGCGCACGGCCGACGGCGTGGGCGGCGGCATCTGCCAGGTCAGCACGACCGTGTTCCGGGCGCTCTACGGCGCGGGCCTGCCGATCCTGCAACGTCAGAACCACTCGTATCAGGTGCACTACTACGATCCTCAGGGGCTGGACGCCACCATCTACCAGCCGAGCCTCGACCTGAAGTTCCGCAATGACACGGGCGGCGCGCTGTGGTTCCAGACCGACTGGGACGACGACGAAGCGCGCCTGAGTGTCAGCGTGTTCGGCAGGGCACGTGATTTCACCGTCGAACTCGGCAGACCGAACACGCTGAAGTCGACCCCCTCGCCGGCCGACCGCCTGATTCCGGATGCCACGCTGGCCGCCGGGCAGCGCAAACAGGTGGACTGGGCCGCGCCGGGAGCAGTCATCGAGGTCACCCGCTCCTTCGTCCGCGGGGGCAAGGCCTTCAAACAGGATGTCCTGCGTTCCTCCTACCGGCCCTGGCCGAACATCTACCTCGTCGGCACCCGCCGCTGA
- a CDS encoding YpdA family putative bacillithiol disulfide reductase, producing the protein MSLVDVAIVGAGPVGLAAAIACKRAGLSYVVLEKGCVVNAIFEYPTYMTFFTTAPELEIGNHPMVTGHDKPDRRDALMYYRLVTQREALNVEQYTQVTRVHAAPAGFTVAIEARDGTPDVVEARRVIVATGYYDHPLPLGIPGEDGENVSHYYTEAHPFMGLDVTVIGAGNSAADAALDLWRGGARVTMVVRAPELKSTIKYWVRPDLENRIKEGSISAHFSSRVVGIDQDSVQVQREDGSTFELPTHFTFALTGYRPDLSFLADLNLAAQPDACLVLSEHYESSVPGLYVVGSAGFAGKTNQVFIENGRFHADLAVTQIARDLTVAEPSH; encoded by the coding sequence ATGAGTCTCGTGGATGTCGCCATCGTCGGAGCCGGCCCCGTAGGGCTGGCCGCCGCCATCGCCTGCAAGCGCGCCGGCCTGAGTTATGTGGTGCTGGAGAAGGGCTGCGTCGTCAATGCCATCTTCGAGTACCCGACGTACATGACCTTCTTCACGACCGCGCCGGAACTGGAGATCGGCAACCATCCCATGGTGACCGGGCATGACAAGCCGGACCGGCGGGACGCGCTGATGTACTACCGGCTGGTCACGCAGCGCGAGGCACTGAACGTCGAGCAGTACACCCAGGTCACGCGGGTGCATGCGGCGCCCGCCGGATTCACCGTGGCCATCGAGGCGCGCGACGGCACGCCCGACGTGGTCGAGGCCCGGCGGGTGATCGTCGCGACCGGCTACTACGACCATCCGCTGCCCCTGGGCATTCCCGGCGAGGACGGCGAGAACGTCAGCCACTACTACACCGAGGCGCATCCCTTCATGGGCCTGGACGTCACGGTGATCGGCGCGGGGAACTCGGCGGCCGATGCGGCGCTCGACCTGTGGCGGGGCGGAGCCAGGGTCACGATGGTCGTGCGGGCACCGGAACTGAAGAGCACCATCAAGTACTGGGTGCGCCCGGATCTGGAGAACCGCATCAAGGAGGGCAGCATCAGCGCGCACTTCAGCTCACGCGTGGTCGGCATCGACCAGGACAGCGTGCAGGTGCAGCGCGAGGACGGCTCGACCTTCGAGTTGCCCACGCACTTCACCTTCGCCCTGACCGGGTACCGACCCGACCTGTCGTTCCTGGCCGACCTGAACCTCGCGGCCCAGCCCGACGCCTGCCTGGTGCTCAGCGAGCACTACGAGAGCAGCGTGCCGGGGCTGTATGTGGTGGGCAGTGCGGGCTTCGCGGGCAAGACCAACCAGGTGTTCATCGAGAACGGCCGCTTCCACGCCGACCTCGCCGTGACCCAGATCGCCCGCGACCTGACCGTGGCAGAGCCGTCCCACTGA